The following are from one region of the Microbacterium sp. cx-55 genome:
- a CDS encoding DUF2207 domain-containing protein: MTERRMPHALVRYLLAAAATLLLVWGVGVAPASADDDDDALNDFTFTSLDADYTLTRADDGTSRLRVVETFTAEFPDADQNHGMRRAIPTTYNGQPLHPELVSVTDGDGAPRPVETDTDDGAFTMTSADEDFVHGAQVYVFTYDLENVTWRFPNTDADEFYWDVNGVDWPQDFGRITATVHVAPELAGALTGDSACYVGTQGEQDRTCDIDLDRNPDDAVAVAFASGVAPHETVTVAVGFERDTFVLYDTGYFASPWGWWQAGSFLVLLIGLAWGIVVRVRALRDAPGRSVIIAEYEPPVGVDALTGAVLLGKTSKAIPAEVLEQAVVGSIRIEEGESSRWGGAKLRAVLVDRSLADGDGTQLLDGIFGADAVPGAEFEFGSTDTRLSSTAQKLLAWAAGHLKDDGYYRAVRPGTRLIPAVLVGIATLATLGFGIAALFAFVSPALPVTLLVLALLLAVVFGVVVAHRPLSARGAEARDHLEGLREFIAWAEADRIRMLQSPRGAERTPVDTGDPAQVLKIYEPLLPYAVVFGQEKEWAARLADLYGDGVSPAWYAGAAAFNASAFSSGIGSLSASAMASSSTTGGSTGGGSAGGGGGGGGGGGV, from the coding sequence ATGACGGAGCGACGGATGCCGCACGCCCTGGTTCGCTATCTTCTCGCCGCCGCGGCGACCCTGCTGCTCGTGTGGGGCGTGGGGGTGGCGCCCGCATCCGCCGACGATGACGACGATGCGCTGAACGACTTCACCTTCACGAGTCTCGACGCCGACTACACGCTGACGCGTGCGGACGACGGGACGAGTCGGTTGCGGGTCGTCGAGACGTTTACGGCGGAGTTCCCGGATGCTGACCAGAACCACGGCATGCGACGCGCGATCCCGACCACGTACAACGGACAGCCGCTGCATCCGGAGCTGGTGTCGGTGACGGATGGCGACGGCGCTCCCCGCCCGGTCGAGACCGACACCGACGACGGCGCCTTCACGATGACGTCGGCGGACGAGGACTTCGTGCACGGCGCGCAGGTGTACGTGTTCACCTACGACCTCGAGAACGTCACCTGGCGCTTCCCGAACACGGATGCCGACGAGTTCTACTGGGACGTCAACGGGGTCGACTGGCCGCAGGACTTCGGGCGCATCACCGCGACCGTGCACGTCGCCCCCGAGCTCGCCGGCGCGCTCACGGGCGATTCCGCCTGCTACGTCGGGACGCAGGGCGAACAGGATCGCACCTGCGATATCGACCTCGACCGCAACCCGGACGACGCGGTCGCGGTGGCGTTCGCATCCGGGGTCGCTCCTCACGAGACCGTGACCGTGGCCGTCGGCTTCGAGCGCGACACGTTCGTGCTCTACGACACGGGCTACTTCGCGTCGCCCTGGGGCTGGTGGCAGGCCGGCTCGTTCCTCGTGCTGCTGATCGGCCTCGCGTGGGGGATCGTCGTGCGGGTGCGGGCTCTCCGCGATGCCCCCGGGCGGAGCGTCATCATCGCCGAGTACGAGCCGCCGGTCGGAGTGGACGCGCTGACGGGCGCCGTGCTGCTCGGCAAGACCTCGAAGGCCATCCCGGCCGAAGTGCTCGAGCAGGCGGTGGTCGGCAGCATCCGGATCGAGGAGGGCGAATCGTCGCGATGGGGCGGTGCCAAGCTCCGGGCCGTGCTCGTCGACCGGTCGCTCGCCGACGGCGACGGCACCCAACTGCTCGACGGAATCTTCGGGGCGGATGCGGTGCCCGGCGCCGAGTTCGAGTTCGGGTCGACCGACACGCGCCTGTCGTCGACCGCGCAGAAGCTGCTGGCATGGGCCGCGGGGCACCTCAAGGACGACGGGTACTACCGCGCGGTGCGACCCGGAACCCGGCTGATTCCCGCGGTGCTGGTCGGCATCGCCACGCTCGCCACGCTCGGCTTCGGGATCGCGGCGCTTTTCGCGTTCGTGTCGCCGGCGCTGCCGGTCACGCTCCTCGTGCTCGCTCTGCTGCTCGCCGTAGTGTTCGGTGTCGTCGTCGCGCATCGCCCGCTGAGCGCGCGCGGCGCCGAAGCGCGGGATCACCTCGAGGGCCTGCGCGAGTTCATCGCCTGGGCGGAGGCGGACCGCATCCGGATGCTGCAGTCCCCTCGCGGCGCGGAACGCACGCCGGTCGACACGGGCGATCCGGCGCAGGTGCTGAAGATCTACGAGCCGCTGCTGCCGTACGCGGTCGTGTTCGGCCAGGAGAAGGAGTGGGCGGCGCGTCTCGCCGACCTCTACGGCGACGGCGTCTCGCCCGCGTGGTACGCGGGAGCGGCCGCATTCAACGCCTCGGCGTTCTCGTCCGGGATCGGGTCGCTGTCGGCCAGCGCGATGGCGTCCTCGAGCACGACCGGCGGATCCACCGGCGGTGGTTCGGCCGGCGGCGGTGGAGGCGGCGGCGGAGGCGGCGGGGTCTGA
- a CDS encoding AAA family ATPase codes for MLTAVDPIPLRPRRIVVAGVAGVGKTTLARRIAEVAKVPHIEIDALFHGPNWTPRPTFLGDVDRLVVQDAWVTEWQYAAARPLLAAHADVLVWLDLPFWTLTFPRVVRRTVRRRVRREVLWNGNIEPPFRRIVTDPEYIVRWAVSTRHKYRDRIPQLDADMPGLSVVRLRSDRDIERWMAGPLARAVAPHAS; via the coding sequence GTGTTGACGGCCGTCGATCCGATCCCACTCCGGCCGCGACGCATCGTGGTGGCGGGGGTGGCCGGAGTCGGCAAGACGACGCTCGCGCGTCGCATCGCCGAGGTCGCGAAAGTGCCGCACATCGAGATCGACGCGCTCTTCCACGGGCCGAACTGGACCCCGCGCCCGACGTTCCTCGGCGACGTCGACAGACTCGTGGTTCAGGATGCGTGGGTCACCGAGTGGCAGTACGCGGCCGCTCGGCCGCTGCTCGCGGCCCACGCCGACGTGCTGGTGTGGCTGGATCTGCCCTTCTGGACCCTGACGTTCCCGCGTGTGGTGCGCCGCACCGTGCGTCGGCGCGTGCGACGCGAAGTGCTCTGGAACGGCAACATCGAACCACCGTTCCGGCGGATCGTGACCGACCCGGAGTACATCGTCCGGTGGGCGGTATCGACGCGGCACAAGTATCGCGATCGCATTCCTCAGCTCGATGCCGATATGCCGGGCCTGTCGGTGGTGCGGTTGAGGTCGGACCGAGACATCGAGCGATGGATGGCGGGCCCCCTCGCGCGCGCCGTCGCGCCGCACGCGTCATAG
- the glsA gene encoding glutaminase A produces the protein MTAATDILTYDLDALRDRVMPETSGTVSDSIPQLAHADPDLCAIAVVTIDGELRTTPDADAPFSIQSAAKPFLFALALHDTGRAALGRVGIEPTGEAFDAIKLESGTGRPPNPMVNAGAILTSSIVDGGDVDARTERIVSGLSAFAGRSLEIDDDIAASEHLLGDRNHALAHLMRAEGTLQVDADEAILVYARACAVLVDAEALATMGATLAAGGVNPRTGERVVSREVARDVISVMATCGVYDGSGRWMREVGVPAKSSVSGAIVLAAPGVLGAAVVSPPLDERGTSVRSHRVSDRLSADLGLHSFDV, from the coding sequence GTGACTGCCGCCACCGACATCCTCACCTACGACCTCGACGCCCTCCGCGATCGCGTGATGCCGGAGACCTCGGGAACCGTGTCCGACAGCATCCCGCAGCTCGCACATGCCGATCCGGACCTCTGCGCGATCGCCGTGGTCACGATCGACGGCGAGCTGCGGACGACGCCGGATGCGGATGCGCCGTTCAGCATCCAATCGGCGGCGAAGCCGTTCCTCTTCGCGCTGGCGCTGCACGACACCGGTCGCGCGGCGCTTGGCCGGGTCGGTATCGAGCCGACCGGTGAGGCGTTCGACGCCATCAAGCTCGAGAGCGGCACGGGCCGGCCGCCGAACCCGATGGTGAACGCGGGCGCGATCCTCACGAGCTCGATCGTCGACGGGGGCGATGTCGATGCGCGCACCGAGCGGATCGTCTCGGGCCTCTCCGCCTTCGCCGGCCGATCACTGGAGATCGACGACGACATCGCTGCCAGCGAGCATCTGCTCGGCGATCGCAACCACGCCCTCGCGCACCTCATGCGCGCGGAGGGCACGCTGCAAGTCGACGCCGACGAGGCGATCCTCGTCTATGCCCGTGCCTGTGCGGTGCTGGTCGATGCAGAAGCTCTTGCGACGATGGGCGCAACCCTCGCGGCGGGCGGGGTGAACCCCCGCACCGGCGAGCGCGTCGTCTCTCGCGAGGTCGCCCGCGACGTGATCTCCGTGATGGCGACCTGCGGCGTCTACGACGGTTCCGGGCGTTGGATGCGGGAGGTCGGGGTGCCCGCGAAGTCGAGCGTGTCCGGTGCGATCGTGCTCGCCGCGCCGGGCGTGCTGGGCGCGGCGGTCGTCAGTCCGCCGCTGGACGAACGCGGGACCAGTGTGCGCAGCCACCGCGTGAGCGACCGGCTCAGCGCCGACCTCGGACTGCACTCCTTCGACGTCTGA
- a CDS encoding DUF6176 family protein: MIHLVARRIRLDQRDRVAASLGEVDGPRRAEALESLAAEGVAHETAMLIDTGDGPVIVHAMETEDLVESRSVTDQSPRPIDAERRAVMRAADDGPARAEVVLDLRPA, from the coding sequence GTGATTCACCTTGTCGCCCGCCGGATCCGACTCGACCAGCGCGACCGCGTCGCAGCTTCGCTAGGCGAGGTCGACGGCCCGCGCCGCGCAGAAGCACTCGAGTCGCTCGCGGCGGAGGGCGTCGCCCATGAGACGGCGATGCTTATCGACACCGGCGACGGGCCGGTGATCGTCCACGCGATGGAGACGGAGGACCTGGTCGAATCCAGGTCGGTGACAGACCAATCCCCTCGACCCATCGATGCCGAGCGCCGGGCCGTCATGCGCGCTGCCGACGACGGGCCCGCCCGCGCAGAAGTCGTACTGGATCTGCGACCTGCTTGA
- a CDS encoding DUF488 domain-containing protein, with protein MSIEGIGYEGQTVDALVSKLRIRGVATLVDVRLNAISRKRGFSKRALAAALAEAGIAYVHMPVLGNQRDNRAGYGELDSPLARQVRERFTAELEAQGARKALEELADLARTGPVAVFCYEADEQHCHREQVLEQVRGILDRDLVSR; from the coding sequence GTGAGCATCGAAGGAATCGGATACGAGGGGCAGACCGTCGACGCTCTAGTCTCGAAGCTGCGTATTCGCGGAGTGGCGACGCTCGTCGACGTGCGACTTAACGCGATCTCTCGCAAACGTGGATTCAGCAAGCGCGCTCTCGCGGCCGCTCTCGCGGAGGCGGGCATCGCGTACGTCCACATGCCGGTGCTGGGCAACCAGCGCGACAACCGCGCTGGATATGGCGAGCTCGACTCCCCGCTCGCCCGTCAGGTCCGCGAAAGGTTCACAGCGGAACTCGAAGCACAGGGCGCAAGGAAGGCTCTGGAGGAGCTGGCCGATCTCGCTCGAACGGGGCCCGTCGCGGTCTTCTGCTACGAAGCGGACGAGCAGCACTGCCACCGCGAGCAGGTGCTCGAGCAGGTGCGGGGGATCCTCGATCGCGATCTCGTCTCGCGCTAG